GTCTCCGCCGCGCCGACGACGCCACTGCCGGCCGGCAACCACTCCGCCGCCGGCGGCAAAATCAACCCGCTGCGCAGAATCGTCCCACCCAGCAGATAGAACGCCATCAACAAGGCCGCGATGCCGACCAGCTTCTTCAAGCGCAGGAAGAATCCCGATTCCGGCGTCAGCCGGTCGAAGCCGCCGCCGAACACGCCCAAGACCAGCAGGATGATGCCGGTCAACACCGCCGTGATCTCCGGCGTGATGATGGTGCTTAGGAAATACACTGCCATCAACAGCAGCACGAACCCGAAGAACTTCTTCACCGCTTCCATCCAGCCACCCGAACCTGGCAGGGCGCTGATCGCGGAGGAAAATGTGCCGATGATGATGTACAGCGTGCCCAGCCCCAGCGCAAAGACGAACAGCACCAAAAAGCCCACGACCGGTGATCCTGCCGTCGCAATGTACAGCAAGATCCCCGCCACGAACGGCCCCACGCACGGCGACACCACCAGCGCCGCGACGATCCCCAGCACAATCGCGCTGCCGATTCCGCCGCCGCCGGCGCTTCGCCCCAACTTGTTCCTCAATGCTGCCGGTACCTGCAACTCGTATAACCCGAACATCGACAGCGAGAAAATTACGAAAACGACTGCGATCCCGATCACCACCGGCGGACTCGCCAGCCACGCGCCGAACACGCCTCCGACCAGCGACACGATCAGTCCCATGATGCCGTAGACCACCGCCATCGAACCGACGTATAACAACGACATCAGGAAGCCCCGCCCGATCGAGCGCTCGCGTCCGGCAAAAATGCTCACCGTGATCGGAATCATCGGATACGTGCACGGCGAGAAGGACAACAGCAGGCCGGTAATGAACGCCAATCCCAGCGCCATGAAGTACCCCCAGAACCCGTGCTCGTCGATCAACCGCTGCAGGTCGTTATCCTGCTCACCCGCTGCGGCGGTCGTCGTTGGCGTGACCGGTGCGGCAACCGCTTTCTTGTCTGTACTTGGCTGGATGGCTGCGCCGAAGATTTCGGCGTGGAGCGGCACTCCGGCGCCACCGACGCTGATCGCCAGGTCAACCGGAATTGTCTGGGGCGCGCGGCATTCCTTATCGTTGCACGGCTGGTACGTCAACCGCACCGGGATTTTATAGTCTCCCGCCGCCACTGTCGGCGCAATATCCACCTTGAACTTGATCGCCGTCGTCCCCTCATAGACCGACATCTTCTCCCCCACCAGCATCGCATCAAGGCCCGCCGGATACATGATCGTGCGCGGCGTGATGCCGGGCAGGGTGTCGAATTGGACTTTCGCAGGAATCAGGTAACTTTGGTAAGGCTTGGCGGAATTGATATGCCAACTCTCCGCGATTGTGACGATCACGGCCGCTTCCTGTGTCGTCCCCGGAGCCGCCGCGCTCGTCGAAAATACCGAGTGGGCGGTGACAAGTTGGTCGTCGCCCCCGGCGATCCCGGAAAGATCAAACGCCTCCTGCGCCCGCAGCGCCGGCGCCATCACCAGGAGACTCAAAAGGAATAAGCGAATGATCTTCGGCATCATCAAGTCGTACAATTCTGTCGTGGATTATAAAACGAACCCGAGGATTGGATGCAAGATTATTTCTTGCCCTTGAGCGGCTCCGGCTCCTGCATCCGTTCGAGCAAGCGCTCAAAATCGATGCTCTTGGCCAAGTCGC
The Candidatus Zixiibacteriota bacterium genome window above contains:
- a CDS encoding thioredoxin family protein: MMPKIIRLFLLSLLVMAPALRAQEAFDLSGIAGGDDQLVTAHSVFSTSAAAPGTTQEAAVIVTIAESWHINSAKPYQSYLIPAKVQFDTLPGITPRTIMYPAGLDAMLVGEKMSVYEGTTAIKFKVDIAPTVAAGDYKIPVRLTYQPCNDKECRAPQTIPVDLAISVGGAGVPLHAEIFGAAIQPSTDKKAVAAPVTPTTTAAAGEQDNDLQRLIDEHGFWGYFMALGLAFITGLLLSFSPCTYPMIPITVSIFAGRERSIGRGFLMSLLYVGSMAVVYGIMGLIVSLVGGVFGAWLASPPVVIGIAVVFVIFSLSMFGLYELQVPAALRNKLGRSAGGGGIGSAIVLGIVAALVVSPCVGPFVAGILLYIATAGSPVVGFLVLFVFALGLGTLYIIIGTFSSAISALPGSGGWMEAVKKFFGFVLLLMAVYFLSTIITPEITAVLTGIILLVLGVFGGGFDRLTPESGFFLRLKKLVGIAALLMAFYLLGGTILRSGLILPPAAEWLPAGSGVVGAAETALIPWDSDLESALARAQAEGRPVLIDTWATWCVNCKILEKKTFNNPAVAAAARRFQPIKVQLENSNTPITKDFMARFGLKHYSLPTTLLLDSSGKVQRILQGVVAPDEMIAALQAIE